A genomic stretch from Burkholderia pyrrocinia includes:
- a CDS encoding beta-propeller fold lactonase family protein: MRTFLSLGRTLALAAAVLAPAAHANNVIVLNSAEATLSLIDQQTREVVGTMPTGKEPHHLMAAPDNSSLIVANSVSNSLMFVDPKTGKLQRTVEGIEDPYQLGFSPDHKWFVSTGLRLDRLDIYSYDGRDLKIAKRLPLAVMPSHLAFTKDSKTVLVSLQVSGEIAAVDLATQTVKWKMPVGKVPAGLWLTPDDKYLLVGMTGADYVAVVDWRNQKVVKTIQTGKGAHNFRSLADGTHVAVTNRVANTISIIDENTLTNVGDITGLLPGPDDMELSADKKTLWVTFRFAKKVGIIDLASRKLVQTISVGRSPHGIYFYDRAPWKAANGA; the protein is encoded by the coding sequence ATGCGCACTTTCCTTTCCCTCGGCCGCACGCTCGCGCTGGCCGCCGCCGTACTGGCGCCCGCCGCACACGCGAATAACGTGATCGTCCTCAATTCGGCCGAAGCGACGCTTTCCCTGATCGATCAGCAGACCCGCGAGGTCGTCGGCACGATGCCGACCGGCAAGGAACCGCACCACCTGATGGCGGCACCCGACAATTCGTCGCTGATCGTCGCGAATTCGGTCTCGAACAGCCTGATGTTCGTCGATCCGAAGACGGGCAAGCTGCAACGCACGGTCGAAGGCATTGAGGATCCATACCAGCTCGGCTTCTCGCCCGATCACAAGTGGTTCGTGTCGACCGGGCTGCGCCTCGATCGCCTCGACATCTACAGCTACGACGGCCGTGACTTGAAGATCGCGAAGCGCCTGCCGCTCGCGGTGATGCCGAGCCACCTCGCGTTTACGAAGGACAGCAAGACGGTGCTCGTGTCGCTGCAGGTGTCCGGCGAGATCGCGGCGGTCGACCTCGCTACCCAGACGGTCAAGTGGAAGATGCCGGTCGGCAAGGTGCCGGCGGGCCTGTGGCTCACGCCGGACGACAAGTACCTGCTCGTCGGGATGACGGGCGCCGATTACGTGGCGGTCGTCGACTGGCGCAACCAGAAGGTTGTGAAGACGATCCAGACCGGCAAGGGCGCGCACAACTTCCGCTCGCTCGCCGACGGCACGCACGTCGCGGTGACGAACCGGGTCGCGAACACGATCAGCATCATCGACGAGAACACGCTCACCAACGTCGGCGACATCACCGGCCTGCTGCCGGGCCCCGACGACATGGAGCTGTCCGCCGACAAGAAGACGCTGTGGGTGACGTTCCGCTTCGCGAAGAAGGTCGGGATCATCGACCTGGCGTCGCGCAAGCTGGTGCAGACGATCTCCGTCGGCCGCTCGCCGCACGGCATCTACTTCTACGACCGCGCGCCGTGGAAGGCGGCGAACGGCGCGTAA
- the hrpA gene encoding ATP-dependent RNA helicase HrpA: MSNVPKSPAPTRAKAPSARHPDGAADARQQQGQAPRQQQEKQAGQSPRGPRGPRGDERRGDARQPATTNAPDARTPRRERPPRAAVAPNPVPPIKYPESLPVSGKRDEIARAIAGHQVVIVCGETGSGKTTQLPKICLDLGRGLGAGGTGLIGHTQPRRLAASSTGRRIAEELGTPFGEVVGYKVRFTDNLAPGASVKLMTDGILLAETQTDPLLKAYDTLIIDEAHERSLNIDFLLGYLKEILPRRPDLKLIVTSATIDADRFARHFGTDERPAPVIEVSGRLYPVEMRYRPVAEDRPAVKNAEGTAGRDRVKTAREAERDLMDAIVDAVDELCREGPGDVLVFLPGEREIREAAEALRKHHPPHTEILPLFARLSAADQDKVFKASNARRIVLATNVAETSLTVPGIRYVVDTGLARVKRYSYRNKVEQLQVESISQAAANQRAGRCGRVADGVCIRLYEESDYQARARFTDPEILRSSLASVILRMKSLHLTAIESFPFLEPPPGRAIADGYQLLNELGAVDDDNALTPLGRELARLPLDPRVGRMILAARDQQSLREVLIIASALSVQDPRDRPIEAQEQADQAHRRFADERSEFLQWLKIWAWFEEAVAHKKSNRQLVDACRQNFLSHLRLREWRDVHSQLLTVVREHGWRLNEVEATYEQVHLALLTGLLGNLGLKADDDPHYLGARGIKFYLWPGSVLAKKAGRWVMAAELVETSRLYARCLAKIEPEWVEKIGAHLLKKSLSEPHWEKRPAQVSAYERATLYGLPIYHRRRVAFGKQDPVRARELFIRGALVEGEFDTKLAFFAHNRKLLADIEQLEHKSRRQDVLVDDELIYAFYDQAIPEGIHTGVAFERWYRDEVKQGGQPEDKLRLLYLSRDDLMRHEAAGVTTELFPKRATMAGVEMALTYHFEPGTPRDGVTLAVPLYALNQVDARRCEWLVPGMLKEKVQLLLKSLPQKLRRHCVPLPEYAAGFVERMGRERFGAGGLVEALIADVRGETQVAMKTADFKLETLPAHLFMNFKVIDEHGRQLAMGRNLAQLRQELGAQAQQQFQKIAAASTISTGGEADAGPAAGQATAPAAAAGAAGRGAKAGKGAAPQTAAPAEAGATALYENLTTWNFGKLPELLEIRRRGQTLYGYPALVDRGTHCDVEVFDSPEEAARIHRAGLRRLFALQLKEPIKFLEKNLPGLREMAMQYMSLGTQDELRDQLIDTALDRACLQDPLPDDDASFHARRDEGRSRLNLLAQEIARLVGQILAEYAGLVKKLAQAKPFAQAHADLQQQLAALVGKRFVIDTPYVQLAHFPRYLKGIALRIDKLKADPARDAKQSADLLPLAQQYQRAVSQRGGVADPRLAEFRWLLEELRISLFAQELRTPMPVSVKRLHKVWESMQR, encoded by the coding sequence ATGTCGAATGTACCTAAAAGTCCCGCGCCGACGCGGGCCAAAGCGCCGTCGGCCCGGCACCCGGATGGTGCGGCCGATGCGCGCCAGCAGCAGGGCCAGGCGCCGCGCCAGCAGCAGGAAAAGCAGGCGGGCCAATCGCCACGCGGGCCACGCGGGCCGCGCGGCGACGAACGCCGCGGCGATGCGCGCCAGCCGGCCACGACGAACGCACCCGATGCACGCACCCCGCGCCGCGAGCGTCCGCCGCGCGCCGCCGTCGCACCGAATCCCGTTCCGCCGATCAAGTACCCCGAGAGCCTGCCCGTGTCGGGCAAGCGCGACGAAATCGCACGCGCGATCGCCGGTCATCAGGTCGTCATCGTCTGCGGCGAAACCGGCTCGGGCAAGACCACGCAGTTGCCGAAGATCTGTCTCGATCTCGGCCGCGGCCTCGGCGCCGGCGGCACGGGCCTGATCGGCCATACGCAGCCGCGCCGGCTCGCCGCGTCGTCGACCGGCCGCCGGATCGCCGAGGAGCTCGGCACGCCGTTCGGCGAGGTGGTCGGCTACAAGGTGCGCTTTACCGACAACCTTGCGCCGGGCGCGTCCGTGAAGCTGATGACGGACGGCATCCTGCTCGCGGAGACGCAGACCGACCCGCTGCTGAAAGCGTACGACACGCTGATCATCGACGAGGCGCACGAGCGCAGCCTGAACATCGACTTCCTGCTCGGCTACCTGAAGGAAATCCTGCCGAGGCGGCCGGACCTGAAGCTGATCGTCACGTCCGCGACGATCGACGCCGATCGCTTCGCGCGCCATTTCGGCACCGACGAGCGCCCGGCGCCCGTGATCGAGGTGAGCGGGCGGCTGTATCCGGTCGAGATGCGCTACCGCCCTGTGGCCGAGGATCGCCCGGCCGTGAAAAATGCCGAAGGCACGGCCGGCCGCGACCGCGTGAAGACCGCGCGCGAGGCCGAGCGCGACCTGATGGACGCGATCGTCGACGCGGTCGACGAGCTGTGTCGCGAAGGCCCGGGCGACGTGCTGGTGTTCCTGCCCGGCGAGCGCGAGATCCGCGAGGCGGCCGAGGCGCTGCGCAAGCACCATCCGCCGCACACCGAGATCCTGCCGCTGTTTGCGCGGCTCTCGGCGGCCGACCAGGACAAGGTGTTCAAGGCGTCGAACGCGCGCCGCATCGTGCTCGCGACCAACGTCGCCGAAACGTCGCTGACGGTGCCGGGCATCCGCTACGTCGTCGACACCGGTCTCGCACGCGTAAAGCGCTATTCGTACCGGAACAAGGTCGAGCAGCTGCAGGTCGAGTCGATCTCGCAGGCCGCCGCGAACCAGCGCGCGGGCCGCTGCGGCCGCGTGGCCGACGGCGTCTGCATCCGCTTGTACGAGGAAAGCGACTACCAGGCGCGTGCGCGCTTCACCGATCCGGAAATCCTGCGCTCGTCGCTCGCGTCGGTGATCCTGCGGATGAAGTCGCTGCACCTGACGGCGATCGAATCGTTCCCGTTCCTCGAGCCGCCGCCGGGCCGCGCGATCGCGGACGGCTACCAGTTGCTCAACGAGCTCGGCGCGGTCGACGACGACAACGCGCTGACGCCGCTCGGCCGCGAACTCGCGCGGCTGCCGCTCGACCCGCGCGTGGGCCGGATGATTCTTGCCGCGCGCGACCAGCAGTCGCTGCGCGAGGTGCTGATCATCGCGAGCGCGCTGTCCGTGCAGGACCCGCGCGATCGGCCGATCGAAGCGCAGGAGCAGGCCGATCAGGCGCACCGCCGGTTCGCCGACGAGCGTTCCGAATTCCTGCAGTGGCTGAAGATCTGGGCGTGGTTCGAGGAAGCCGTCGCGCACAAGAAGTCGAACCGCCAGCTGGTCGACGCGTGCCGGCAGAACTTCCTGTCGCACCTGCGGCTGCGCGAGTGGCGCGACGTCCATTCGCAGTTGCTGACCGTCGTGCGCGAGCACGGCTGGCGGCTCAACGAAGTCGAGGCGACCTACGAACAGGTTCATCTGGCCCTGTTGACGGGCCTGCTCGGCAACCTTGGCCTGAAGGCCGACGACGATCCGCACTATCTCGGCGCGCGCGGGATCAAGTTCTACCTGTGGCCGGGCTCCGTGCTCGCGAAGAAGGCCGGCCGCTGGGTGATGGCGGCCGAGCTCGTCGAGACGAGCCGGCTGTACGCGCGCTGCCTCGCGAAGATCGAGCCCGAATGGGTCGAGAAGATCGGCGCGCACCTGCTGAAGAAATCGCTGTCGGAGCCGCACTGGGAAAAGCGCCCGGCGCAGGTCAGCGCGTACGAGCGCGCGACGCTGTACGGGCTGCCGATCTACCACCGCCGGCGCGTCGCGTTCGGCAAGCAGGATCCGGTGCGTGCGCGCGAACTGTTCATCCGCGGCGCGCTGGTCGAAGGCGAGTTCGACACGAAGCTCGCGTTCTTCGCGCACAACCGCAAGCTGCTCGCCGACATCGAGCAGCTCGAGCACAAGTCGCGCCGGCAGGACGTGCTGGTCGACGACGAGCTGATCTACGCGTTCTACGACCAGGCGATTCCGGAAGGGATCCACACGGGCGTCGCGTTCGAGCGCTGGTACCGCGACGAGGTGAAGCAGGGCGGCCAGCCCGAGGACAAGCTGCGGCTGCTGTACCTGTCGCGCGACGACCTGATGCGCCACGAGGCGGCCGGCGTGACGACCGAGCTGTTCCCGAAGCGCGCGACGATGGCCGGTGTCGAGATGGCGCTCACGTACCACTTCGAGCCCGGCACGCCGCGCGACGGCGTGACGCTCGCGGTGCCGCTGTACGCGCTGAACCAGGTCGACGCGCGCCGCTGCGAGTGGCTCGTGCCGGGGATGCTGAAGGAAAAGGTGCAGCTGCTGCTGAAGTCGCTGCCGCAGAAGCTGCGCCGCCACTGCGTGCCGCTGCCCGAGTATGCGGCCGGCTTCGTCGAGCGGATGGGGCGCGAGCGCTTCGGCGCGGGCGGGCTCGTCGAGGCGCTGATCGCCGACGTGCGCGGCGAGACGCAGGTCGCGATGAAGACGGCCGATTTCAAGCTCGAGACGCTGCCCGCGCACCTGTTCATGAACTTCAAGGTGATCGACGAGCACGGCCGCCAGCTCGCGATGGGGCGCAATCTCGCGCAGCTTCGCCAGGAACTCGGCGCGCAGGCGCAGCAGCAGTTCCAGAAGATCGCCGCGGCGTCGACGATCTCGACCGGCGGCGAGGCCGATGCCGGTCCGGCAGCCGGCCAGGCCACGGCGCCCGCCGCCGCGGCCGGTGCCGCCGGCCGCGGCGCGAAGGCCGGCAAGGGCGCGGCGCCGCAGACGGCGGCACCGGCGGAAGCCGGCGCGACGGCGCTGTACGAGAACCTGACGACGTGGAATTTCGGCAAGCTCCCCGAGCTGCTGGAGATCCGCCGGCGCGGCCAGACGCTGTACGGCTACCCGGCGCTCGTCGACCGCGGCACGCATTGCGACGTCGAGGTGTTCGATTCGCCGGAGGAGGCCGCGCGCATCCACCGGGCCGGCTTGCGGCGGCTGTTCGCGCTGCAGCTGAAGGAGCCGATCAAGTTCCTGGAGAAGAACCTGCCGGGCCTGCGCGAGATGGCGATGCAGTACATGTCGCTCGGCACGCAGGACGAGCTGCGCGACCAGCTGATCGACACGGCGCTCGACCGCGCGTGCCTGCAGGACCCGCTGCCCGACGACGACGCGAGCTTCCACGCGCGGCGCGACGAGGGCCGCAGCCGCCTGAACCTGCTCGCGCAGGAAATCGCGCGGCTGGTCGGGCAGATCCTCGCCGAATATGCGGGGCTCGTGAAAAAACTCGCGCAGGCGAAGCCGTTCGCGCAGGCCCACGCCGATCTGCAGCAGCAGCTCGCCGCACTGGTCGGCAAGCGCTTCGTGATCGATACGCCTTACGTGCAGCTTGCGCACTTCCCGCGCTACCTGAAGGGCATCGCGCTGCGGATCGACAAGCTGAAGGCCGATCCGGCGCGCGACGCGAAGCAGTCAGCCGACCTGCTGCCGCTTGCCCAGCAGTACCAGCGCGCGGTGTCGCAGCGCGGCGGCGTCGCCGACCCGCGGCTCGCGGAATTCCGCTGGCTGCTCGAGGAACTGCGAATTTCGCTGTTCGCGCAGGAACTGCGCACGCCGATGCCGGTCTCTGTCAAGCGTCTGCACAAGGTCTGGGAGTCGATGCAGCGTTAG
- the argA gene encoding amino-acid N-acetyltransferase: MNSQTDLPPAQTGAATPPAADDSAVSHAQFVDWMRSVAPYIHKFRNSTFVVGFGGEVVQQGLLNALVSDIALLQAMGIQIVLVHGSRPQVEEQLSLHGVESEFSHGLRITDARALESAKEAAGEVRLDIEAAISQGLPNSPMAHAHISVVSGNFVTARPVGILDGVDFAHTGIVRKIDAESIRHSLASRKLVLLSPLGFSPTGEAFNLSMEDVASAAAIALRADKIVFLTDGPGIVDDEGGLIREMSLDAAAELLDSGNIQGDDAFFLKHSIRACRGGVTRAHLIPQSLDGSMLLELFLHDGVGTMISYENLESLREATPDDVGGILSLIEPLESDGTLVRRGRHQIERDIDHFSVIEHDGVLFGCAALYPYQQEKIGEMACLTVAPEAQGSGDGERLLKRIEQRARARGLTHIFVLTTRTEHWFLKRGFVKVSVDDLPEDRRKLYNWQRKSLVLMKQL, translated from the coding sequence ATGAATTCCCAAACCGACCTCCCTCCCGCCCAGACCGGCGCCGCGACGCCGCCGGCCGCAGACGATTCGGCCGTCAGCCACGCGCAGTTCGTCGACTGGATGCGCTCCGTCGCGCCCTATATCCACAAGTTCCGCAACAGCACGTTCGTCGTGGGGTTCGGCGGAGAAGTGGTGCAGCAGGGGCTGCTGAACGCGCTCGTGTCCGACATCGCGCTGCTGCAGGCGATGGGCATCCAGATCGTGCTCGTGCACGGCTCGCGCCCGCAGGTCGAGGAGCAGCTGAGCCTGCATGGTGTCGAATCCGAGTTTTCGCACGGCCTGCGCATCACCGATGCGCGCGCGCTCGAATCCGCGAAGGAAGCGGCCGGCGAAGTGCGTCTCGACATCGAGGCCGCGATCAGCCAGGGTCTGCCGAACTCGCCGATGGCGCACGCGCACATCAGCGTCGTGTCGGGCAACTTCGTGACCGCGCGGCCGGTGGGGATTCTCGACGGGGTCGATTTCGCGCATACGGGCATCGTGCGCAAGATCGACGCCGAATCGATCCGCCATTCGCTCGCGAGCCGCAAGCTCGTGCTGCTGTCGCCGCTCGGTTTCTCGCCGACCGGCGAGGCGTTCAACCTGTCGATGGAAGACGTCGCGTCGGCCGCCGCGATCGCGCTGCGCGCCGACAAGATCGTGTTCCTGACCGACGGCCCCGGCATCGTCGACGACGAAGGCGGGCTGATCCGCGAAATGTCGCTCGACGCGGCGGCCGAGCTGCTCGACTCCGGCAACATCCAGGGCGACGACGCGTTCTTCCTGAAGCACTCGATCCGCGCGTGCCGCGGCGGCGTGACGCGTGCGCACCTGATTCCGCAATCGCTCGACGGCAGCATGCTGCTCGAACTGTTCCTGCACGACGGCGTCGGCACGATGATCTCGTACGAGAACCTCGAAAGCCTGCGCGAAGCGACGCCGGACGACGTCGGCGGCATCCTGTCGCTGATCGAGCCGCTCGAGTCGGACGGCACGCTGGTGCGCCGCGGCCGCCACCAGATCGAACGCGACATCGACCACTTCTCGGTGATCGAGCACGATGGCGTGCTGTTCGGCTGCGCGGCGCTGTATCCGTATCAGCAGGAGAAGATCGGCGAGATGGCGTGCCTGACGGTCGCGCCGGAAGCGCAGGGCTCGGGCGACGGCGAGCGCCTGCTCAAGCGCATCGAGCAGCGCGCCCGCGCGCGCGGCCTCACGCACATCTTCGTGCTCACGACGCGCACCGAGCACTGGTTCCTCAAGCGCGGTTTCGTCAAGGTCAGCGTCGACGACCTGCCGGAAGACCGCCGCAAGCTCTATAACTGGCAGCGCAAGTCGCTCGTGCTGATGAAACAGCTCTGA
- a CDS encoding oxidative damage protection protein, with the protein MARMIQCAKLGKEAEGLDFPPLPGELGKRIYESVSKEAWQGWLKQQTMLINENRLNMADPRARQYLMKQTEKYFFGDGADQASGYVPPTEG; encoded by the coding sequence ATGGCCCGTATGATTCAATGCGCGAAGCTCGGCAAGGAAGCCGAAGGTCTCGATTTCCCGCCGCTGCCGGGCGAACTCGGCAAGCGCATCTATGAAAGCGTCTCGAAGGAAGCCTGGCAGGGCTGGCTCAAGCAGCAGACGATGCTGATCAACGAAAACCGCCTGAACATGGCCGACCCGCGGGCACGCCAGTACCTGATGAAGCAGACCGAGAAGTACTTCTTCGGCGACGGCGCGGACCAGGCGTCCGGCTACGTGCCGCCGACGGAAGGCTGA
- a CDS encoding CaiB/BaiF CoA transferase family protein has translation MNATRGALDGLKVVDLSRVLGGPYCTQALADHGATVVKIEPPDGDETRGWGPPFLGDTAWYFMGVNRNKEGLALDLSRDEGRAILWRLLEDADVLVENFKPGTLARWGMDYARDLQPRFPRLIHCAVTGFGADGPLGGLPGYDAVIQAMAGLMSVNGERDGDATRIGLPIVDMVTGLNALAGILLALAEREKSGRGQSIDIALYDCGVSLLHPHLPNFFGSGRVPARSGNAHPNIAPYDSYRTATVPIFLAVGNDRQFARLVAHLGAPALAADPRFVDNRSRCAHRPELKAELEARLAAHACEPLARDLMAAGVPCGPVRTVADVAHDPHALHRNLFVEIGAYRGTASPVKLSRTPATYRTPPPALGRDTRAVLDRLGVDRALQQQLLDAGVLKTAPGQAPD, from the coding sequence ATGAACGCGACGCGAGGCGCGCTGGACGGCCTGAAGGTCGTCGACCTGAGCCGCGTGCTCGGCGGCCCGTACTGCACGCAGGCGCTCGCCGACCACGGCGCGACGGTGGTCAAGATCGAGCCGCCGGACGGCGACGAAACACGCGGCTGGGGGCCGCCGTTCCTCGGCGATACCGCGTGGTACTTCATGGGCGTCAACCGCAACAAGGAAGGGCTCGCGCTCGACCTGTCGCGCGACGAAGGGCGCGCGATCCTGTGGCGCCTGCTCGAAGACGCCGACGTGCTCGTCGAGAACTTCAAGCCCGGCACGCTCGCGCGCTGGGGGATGGACTATGCGCGCGACCTGCAGCCGCGCTTCCCGCGCCTGATCCACTGCGCGGTGACGGGCTTCGGCGCGGACGGTCCGCTCGGCGGGCTGCCCGGCTACGACGCGGTGATCCAGGCGATGGCGGGGCTGATGAGCGTCAACGGCGAGCGCGACGGCGACGCGACGCGCATCGGTTTGCCGATCGTCGACATGGTGACCGGGCTCAACGCGCTCGCGGGCATCCTGCTGGCGCTGGCGGAGCGCGAGAAGAGCGGGCGCGGGCAGTCGATCGACATCGCGCTGTACGACTGCGGCGTGTCGCTGCTGCATCCGCACCTGCCGAACTTCTTCGGTTCGGGGCGCGTACCGGCGCGCAGCGGCAACGCGCATCCGAACATCGCGCCGTACGACAGCTACCGCACGGCGACCGTGCCGATCTTCCTCGCGGTCGGCAACGACCGGCAGTTCGCGCGGCTCGTCGCGCATCTCGGCGCGCCGGCGCTCGCGGCCGATCCGCGTTTCGTCGACAACCGCAGCCGCTGCGCGCACCGGCCCGAGCTGAAGGCCGAACTGGAGGCGCGGCTCGCCGCGCACGCGTGCGAGCCGCTCGCGCGCGACCTGATGGCGGCCGGCGTGCCGTGCGGGCCGGTGCGAACGGTGGCCGACGTCGCGCACGATCCGCATGCGCTGCACCGGAACCTGTTCGTCGAGATCGGTGCGTATCGCGGCACCGCGTCGCCGGTGAAGCTGTCGCGCACACCGGCCACCTATCGAACGCCGCCGCCCGCGCTCGGCCGCGACACGCGCGCGGTGCTCGATCGGCTCGGCGTCGATCGCGCGCTTCAACAGCAACTGCTCGATGCCGGCGTGCTGAAAACGGCACCCGGCCAGGCGCCCGACTAG
- a CDS encoding acyl-CoA dehydrogenase family protein, which produces MNDTARTPDTGASNIPDSRGIDFFTADPDLGALLKLHLGDALYAELEPQLRALGARVSGELDEWASRADKHPPVLEHRNRRGEAVQRIDKDPAYVALERVAYSELGLASLSHQPESVPPLVKYALTFLFVQAEFGLCCPVSMTDSLTRTLRRFGDPALVARYLPMLASRDFDTLYQGAMFMTEQAAGSDVGRIATRAARETDAHGETVWRLTGDKWFCSNADADLAMVLARPDGAPDGIKGLALFLLPKTLPDGTRNRYRIVRLKDKLGSRSMASGEIALEGAQAYLIGEIGRGFHQMADMINMSRLSNGVRAAGLMRRALNEALHVAAHREAFGRKLIEMPLMQRQLMKMLLPAEAARAMFMQIALLLPQADAGDEQAARCVRILTPLIKFRACRDARRVTGDAMEVRGGTGYIEEWSDARVVRDAHLGSIWEGTSNIVALDVARAAQREHALDALRAFLGDRLGAAPLPDASREALRRVLARACDALARVAAEGDDSRVRQAASALYYTSAAVLMACEGVRLAPDFRRLALAHLIVRHKLLPVDPFAPASRDDESAAFDALLRGTPITLDTALDLLPEVER; this is translated from the coding sequence ATGAACGACACCGCCCGCACGCCGGATACCGGCGCATCCAACATCCCCGACAGCCGGGGCATCGATTTCTTCACCGCCGATCCCGATCTCGGCGCGTTGCTGAAGCTGCATCTCGGCGACGCGCTTTATGCCGAACTCGAGCCGCAGCTCCGTGCGCTCGGCGCGCGCGTGTCGGGCGAGCTCGACGAATGGGCGTCGCGCGCGGACAAGCACCCGCCCGTGCTCGAGCACCGCAACCGGCGCGGCGAGGCCGTGCAGCGGATCGACAAGGATCCCGCGTATGTCGCGCTCGAACGCGTCGCGTATTCGGAGCTCGGGCTCGCGTCGCTGAGCCACCAGCCCGAATCCGTGCCGCCGCTCGTCAAGTACGCGCTGACGTTCCTGTTCGTGCAGGCGGAATTCGGGCTGTGCTGCCCGGTCAGCATGACCGATTCGCTGACGCGCACGCTGCGCCGCTTCGGCGATCCGGCGCTCGTCGCGCGTTACCTGCCGATGCTCGCGTCGCGCGATTTCGACACGCTGTACCAGGGCGCGATGTTCATGACCGAGCAGGCGGCCGGCTCCGACGTCGGCCGCATCGCGACGCGTGCGGCGCGCGAGACCGACGCGCACGGCGAGACCGTCTGGCGCCTGACGGGCGACAAGTGGTTTTGCTCGAACGCGGATGCCGATCTCGCGATGGTGCTCGCGCGGCCCGACGGCGCGCCGGACGGTATCAAGGGCCTCGCGCTGTTCCTGCTGCCGAAGACGCTGCCGGACGGCACGCGCAACCGTTACCGGATCGTGCGCTTGAAGGACAAGCTCGGCAGCCGGTCGATGGCGAGCGGCGAGATCGCGCTCGAAGGCGCGCAGGCCTACCTGATCGGCGAGATCGGCCGCGGTTTCCACCAGATGGCCGACATGATCAACATGTCGCGGTTGTCGAACGGCGTGCGCGCGGCGGGGCTGATGCGGCGCGCGCTGAACGAGGCGCTGCACGTCGCCGCGCACCGCGAAGCGTTCGGCCGCAAGCTGATCGAGATGCCGCTGATGCAGCGCCAGTTGATGAAGATGCTGCTGCCGGCCGAGGCCGCGCGCGCGATGTTCATGCAGATCGCGCTGCTGCTGCCGCAGGCCGATGCGGGCGACGAGCAGGCCGCGCGCTGCGTGCGGATCCTGACGCCGCTGATCAAGTTCCGTGCGTGCCGCGATGCGCGCCGCGTGACGGGCGACGCGATGGAAGTGCGCGGCGGCACCGGCTACATCGAAGAGTGGAGCGATGCGCGGGTCGTGCGCGATGCGCATCTCGGCTCGATCTGGGAGGGCACGAGCAACATCGTCGCGCTCGACGTCGCGCGGGCCGCGCAGCGCGAGCACGCGCTCGACGCGCTGCGCGCGTTTCTCGGCGACCGGCTCGGCGCGGCGCCGCTGCCCGACGCGAGCCGCGAGGCGCTGCGGCGCGTTCTCGCGCGCGCATGCGATGCGCTCGCGCGGGTCGCGGCGGAAGGCGACGATTCGCGCGTGCGGCAGGCCGCATCCGCGCTGTACTACACGAGCGCGGCCGTGCTGATGGCCTGCGAGGGCGTGCGGCTCGCGCCGGATTTCCGGCGCCTCGCGCTCGCGCACCTGATCGTGCGCCACAAGCTGCTGCCGGTCGATCCGTTCGCGCCGGCGTCGCGCGACGACGAATCGGCCGCATTCGACGCGCTGCTGCGCGGCACGCCGATCACGCTCGACACGGCGCTCGACCTGCTGCCGGAGGTCGAACGATGA
- a CDS encoding LysR family transcriptional regulator, with protein sequence MELRQLRYFVAVAEELHFGRAAKRLFISQPALSFDIRKFEEALGVQLFSRTNKTVALTNAGEVLLGEARRLLLQAAEAERLTVRSASGLAGRLRIGFVHSMLYRGLPDAVRRFEADYPGVEVVLSEMNTHAQVQAIQRGQIDLGYAHWGHFPPEVESAPVYAEPFVCCLPAAHPLARRRQVAVAALAAEPFILFPRDAAPHYHDLIIAQCVNAGFSPLIRHEARLWQTILSMIEFGMGIALVPRVLQQVKSDRLAFRPLKDASLESRTLALKRSGTAEPVALRFADYVRASIDALPALAG encoded by the coding sequence ATGGAACTGAGGCAGTTGCGCTACTTCGTGGCGGTTGCCGAGGAGCTGCATTTCGGGCGCGCGGCGAAGCGCCTGTTCATCTCGCAGCCGGCGCTGAGTTTCGACATCCGCAAGTTCGAGGAAGCGCTCGGCGTGCAGCTCTTTTCGCGCACCAACAAGACCGTCGCGCTGACCAACGCGGGCGAGGTGCTGCTCGGCGAAGCGCGCCGGCTGCTGCTGCAGGCGGCCGAGGCCGAGCGCCTGACGGTGCGCTCCGCGTCGGGCCTCGCGGGCCGACTGCGGATCGGCTTCGTCCATTCGATGCTGTATCGCGGGCTGCCCGACGCGGTGCGGCGCTTCGAGGCCGACTACCCGGGCGTCGAGGTCGTGCTGAGCGAGATGAACACGCACGCGCAAGTGCAGGCGATCCAGCGCGGCCAGATCGATCTCGGTTATGCGCACTGGGGCCACTTCCCGCCCGAGGTCGAATCGGCGCCCGTCTATGCGGAACCGTTCGTCTGCTGCCTGCCGGCCGCGCATCCGCTCGCGCGCCGCAGGCAGGTCGCGGTCGCCGCGCTCGCGGCGGAACCGTTCATCCTGTTTCCGCGCGACGCCGCGCCGCACTATCACGACCTGATCATCGCGCAGTGCGTAAACGCCGGATTCAGCCCGCTGATCCGCCACGAGGCGCGGCTGTGGCAGACGATCCTGTCGATGATCGAGTTCGGGATGGGCATCGCGCTGGTGCCGCGCGTGCTGCAGCAGGTGAAAAGCGACCGGCTCGCGTTCCGGCCGCTGAAGGACGCGTCGCTCGAATCGCGCACGCTCGCGCTGAAGCGCAGCGGCACCGCCGAACCGGTGGCGCTGCGCTTCGCCGACTACGTGCGCGCATCGATCGATGCACTGCCCGCGCTCGCAGGCTGA